One genomic window of Anthonomus grandis grandis chromosome 3, icAntGran1.3, whole genome shotgun sequence includes the following:
- the LOC126733843 gene encoding cytochrome P450 9e2-like isoform X3, with protein MQYWKRLGVLQTNPIPLFGDSWRILFRTMSNKKFAEYIYNLYPQERVVGSYNFSVPTLFLRDPEIIKQIGIKDFEHFVDHAPLIDPEADPLWSRNLLSLSGDKWREMRRLLSPTFTSSKIKSIYLTIEEAARNFVTYFKEKQEEGIIELEVKDLFTRFTNDIIATTAFGIQVDSLRESNNTFYLMGKKMTDVTGFSNIFRFFMGQIFPKLAKACGIRIIDAKSAEYFAKVIDDTLKQREKNNIKRQDMIDGLLEGRKKQASNQITNLDITAQAFIFFFGGFETIATVMSFGAYELAINKYVQDKLREEIKANVSSDGKVSYETLQEMKYMDMVVSEILIKWPPFPITDRICTKPYTIKALDKNSNDIPILLHQKLQIPTSAIQNDPKYFPNPEKFDPERFSEENVKNIVPYSYLPFGIGPRICIGNRLSLTEVKLMFFYLLLNCEIVPVQKTITPPILTKDLFVSIKGGTWLGIKYLK; from the exons ATGCAGTATTGGAAGAGGCTTGGCGTTCTTCAAACTAATCCAATCCCCCTTTTTGGTGATAGTTGGAGAATATTATTTCGGACTATGAGTAATAAGAAATTTGCtgaatatatttacaatttatatcCCCAGGAAAG gGTTGTAGGATCCTATAACTTTAGCGTGCCAACCTTATTCCTCAGAGATCCAGAGATAATTAAGCAAATCGGTATTAAGGATTTTGAACATTTTGTTGATCATGCACCCTTAATTGATCCAGAAGCAGACCCTTTGTGGTCAAGAAATCTTTTATCACTCAGTG GTGACAAATGGAGAGAGATGAGGCGTCTATTAAGTCCTACATTTACAAGTAGCAAAATAAAGTCCATATACCTTACAATAGAAGAGGCTGCACGTAAttttgttacatattttaaggaaaaacaaGAAGAGGGTATTATTGAGTTAGAAGTAAAAGATCTTTTTACCAG atttacCAATGATATTATTGCAACCACAGCATTTGGGATACAAGTGGATTCACTAAGAGAGTCCAATAATACTTTTTACTTAATGggtaaaaaaatgaccgatgttacaggtttttcaaatatcttcCGGTTCTTTATGGGACAAATTTTTCCTAAACTTGCTAAA GCATGTGGAATTCGAATCATCGACGCCAAGAGCGCAGAATATTTCGCAAAAGTCATAGATGACACCCTCAAGCAAAGGGAAAAGAATAACATAAAAAGGCAGGACATGATTGACGGTCTTCTTGAAGGAAGAAAGAAACAAGCAA gtAATCAAATAACAAACTTAGACATAACTGCCCaggcttttatatttttctttggtgGATTTGAAACGATAGCCACTGTCATGTCCTTTGGAGCTTATGAactagcaataaataaatatgttcaAGATAAACTTCGTGAAGAAATAAAAGCTAACGTATCAAGTGATGGTAAAGTGAGCTACGAAACCCTGCAGGAAATGAAGTACATGGATATGGTGGTATCTG aaattCTTATAAAATGGCCACCTTTTCCAATAACCGATCGCATTTGTACCAAACCATACACAATTAAAGCTTTAGATAAAAACTCAAACGATATTCCGATATTACTTCACCAGAAACTACAAATACCGACAAGTGCaatacaaaatgacccaaagTATTTTCCAAATCCAGAAAAATTTGACCCTGAAAGGTTTTCagaagaaaatgtgaaaaatattgTACCTTACTCATATTTGCCCTTTGGTATTGGTCCCAGAATTTGTATAGGAAATCGCTTGTCACTTACAGaagtaaaattaatgtttttctatcTTCTTTTAAATTGTGAGATAGTTCCAGTCCAGAAAACTATAACGCCACCAATACTCACCAAAGATTTATTCGTGTCAATTAAAGGTGGAACATGGCTTGgaattaagtatttaaaatag
- the LOC126733843 gene encoding cytochrome P450 9e2-like isoform X4, translating into MQYWKRLGVLQTNPIPLFGDSWRILFRTMSNKKFAEYIYNLYPQERVVGSYNFSVPTLFLRDPEIIKQIGIKDFEHFVDHAPLIDPEADPLWSRNLLSLSGDKWREMRRLLSPTFTSSKIKSIYLTIEEAARNFVTYFKEKQEEGIIELEVKDLFTRFTNDIIATTAFGIQVDSLRESNNTFYLMGKKMTDVTGFSNIFRFFMGQIFPKLAKACGIRIIDAKSAEYFAKVIDDTLKQREKNNIKRQDMIDGLLEGRKKQASTNSKGNQITNLDITAQAFIFFFGGFETIATVMSFGAYELAINKYVQDKLREEIKANVSSDGKVSYETLQEMKYMDMVVSEILIKWPPFPITDRICTKPYTIKALDKNSNDIPILLHQKLQIPTSAIQNDPKYFPNPEKFDPERFSEENVKNIVPYSYLPFGIGPRICIGNRLSLTEQSANQHKGFLVKPVESCSDVIISHQEITAIKHKEN; encoded by the exons ATGCAGTATTGGAAGAGGCTTGGCGTTCTTCAAACTAATCCAATCCCCCTTTTTGGTGATAGTTGGAGAATATTATTTCGGACTATGAGTAATAAGAAATTTGCtgaatatatttacaatttatatcCCCAGGAAAG gGTTGTAGGATCCTATAACTTTAGCGTGCCAACCTTATTCCTCAGAGATCCAGAGATAATTAAGCAAATCGGTATTAAGGATTTTGAACATTTTGTTGATCATGCACCCTTAATTGATCCAGAAGCAGACCCTTTGTGGTCAAGAAATCTTTTATCACTCAGTG GTGACAAATGGAGAGAGATGAGGCGTCTATTAAGTCCTACATTTACAAGTAGCAAAATAAAGTCCATATACCTTACAATAGAAGAGGCTGCACGTAAttttgttacatattttaaggaaaaacaaGAAGAGGGTATTATTGAGTTAGAAGTAAAAGATCTTTTTACCAG atttacCAATGATATTATTGCAACCACAGCATTTGGGATACAAGTGGATTCACTAAGAGAGTCCAATAATACTTTTTACTTAATGggtaaaaaaatgaccgatgttacaggtttttcaaatatcttcCGGTTCTTTATGGGACAAATTTTTCCTAAACTTGCTAAA GCATGTGGAATTCGAATCATCGACGCCAAGAGCGCAGAATATTTCGCAAAAGTCATAGATGACACCCTCAAGCAAAGGGAAAAGAATAACATAAAAAGGCAGGACATGATTGACGGTCTTCTTGAAGGAAGAAAGAAACAAGCAAGTACAAATAGCAagg gtAATCAAATAACAAACTTAGACATAACTGCCCaggcttttatatttttctttggtgGATTTGAAACGATAGCCACTGTCATGTCCTTTGGAGCTTATGAactagcaataaataaatatgttcaAGATAAACTTCGTGAAGAAATAAAAGCTAACGTATCAAGTGATGGTAAAGTGAGCTACGAAACCCTGCAGGAAATGAAGTACATGGATATGGTGGTATCTG aaattCTTATAAAATGGCCACCTTTTCCAATAACCGATCGCATTTGTACCAAACCATACACAATTAAAGCTTTAGATAAAAACTCAAACGATATTCCGATATTACTTCACCAGAAACTACAAATACCGACAAGTGCaatacaaaatgacccaaagTATTTTCCAAATCCAGAAAAATTTGACCCTGAAAGGTTTTCagaagaaaatgtgaaaaatattgTACCTTACTCATATTTGCCCTTTGGTATTGGTCCCAGAATTTGTATAGGAAATCGCTTGTCACTTACAGaa
- the LOC126733843 gene encoding cytochrome P450 9e2-like isoform X2, with translation MQYWKRLGVLQTNPIPLFGDSWRILFRTMSNKKFAEYIYNLYPQERVVGSYNFSVPTLFLRDPEIIKQIGIKDFEHFVDHAPLIDPEADPLWSRNLLSLSGDKWREMRRLLSPTFTSSKIKSIYLTIEEAARNFVTYFKEKQEEGIIELEVKDLFTRFTNDIIATTAFGIQVDSLRESNNTFYLMGKKMTDVTGFSNIFRFFMGQIFPKLAKACGIRIIDAKSAEYFAKVIDDTLKQREKNNIKRQDMIDGLLEGRKKQASTNSKGNQITNLDITAQAFIFFFGGFETIATVMSFGAYELAINKYVQDKLREEIKANVSSDGKVSYETLQEMKYMDMVVSEILIKWPPFPITDRICTKPYTIKALDKNSNDIPILLHQKLQIPTSAIQNDPKYFPNPEKFDPERFSEENVKNIVPYSYLPFGIGPRICIGNRLSLTEVKLMFFYLLLNCEIVPVQKTITPPILTKDLFVSIKGGTWLGIKYLK, from the exons ATGCAGTATTGGAAGAGGCTTGGCGTTCTTCAAACTAATCCAATCCCCCTTTTTGGTGATAGTTGGAGAATATTATTTCGGACTATGAGTAATAAGAAATTTGCtgaatatatttacaatttatatcCCCAGGAAAG gGTTGTAGGATCCTATAACTTTAGCGTGCCAACCTTATTCCTCAGAGATCCAGAGATAATTAAGCAAATCGGTATTAAGGATTTTGAACATTTTGTTGATCATGCACCCTTAATTGATCCAGAAGCAGACCCTTTGTGGTCAAGAAATCTTTTATCACTCAGTG GTGACAAATGGAGAGAGATGAGGCGTCTATTAAGTCCTACATTTACAAGTAGCAAAATAAAGTCCATATACCTTACAATAGAAGAGGCTGCACGTAAttttgttacatattttaaggaaaaacaaGAAGAGGGTATTATTGAGTTAGAAGTAAAAGATCTTTTTACCAG atttacCAATGATATTATTGCAACCACAGCATTTGGGATACAAGTGGATTCACTAAGAGAGTCCAATAATACTTTTTACTTAATGggtaaaaaaatgaccgatgttacaggtttttcaaatatcttcCGGTTCTTTATGGGACAAATTTTTCCTAAACTTGCTAAA GCATGTGGAATTCGAATCATCGACGCCAAGAGCGCAGAATATTTCGCAAAAGTCATAGATGACACCCTCAAGCAAAGGGAAAAGAATAACATAAAAAGGCAGGACATGATTGACGGTCTTCTTGAAGGAAGAAAGAAACAAGCAAGTACAAATAGCAagg gtAATCAAATAACAAACTTAGACATAACTGCCCaggcttttatatttttctttggtgGATTTGAAACGATAGCCACTGTCATGTCCTTTGGAGCTTATGAactagcaataaataaatatgttcaAGATAAACTTCGTGAAGAAATAAAAGCTAACGTATCAAGTGATGGTAAAGTGAGCTACGAAACCCTGCAGGAAATGAAGTACATGGATATGGTGGTATCTG aaattCTTATAAAATGGCCACCTTTTCCAATAACCGATCGCATTTGTACCAAACCATACACAATTAAAGCTTTAGATAAAAACTCAAACGATATTCCGATATTACTTCACCAGAAACTACAAATACCGACAAGTGCaatacaaaatgacccaaagTATTTTCCAAATCCAGAAAAATTTGACCCTGAAAGGTTTTCagaagaaaatgtgaaaaatattgTACCTTACTCATATTTGCCCTTTGGTATTGGTCCCAGAATTTGTATAGGAAATCGCTTGTCACTTACAGaagtaaaattaatgtttttctatcTTCTTTTAAATTGTGAGATAGTTCCAGTCCAGAAAACTATAACGCCACCAATACTCACCAAAGATTTATTCGTGTCAATTAAAGGTGGAACATGGCTTGgaattaagtatttaaaatag